From a region of the Saccharomycodes ludwigii strain NBRC 1722 chromosome VII, whole genome shotgun sequence genome:
- the SMU2 gene encoding Smu2p (similar to Saccharomyces cerevisiae YIL161W | putative protein of unknown function), with translation MDTTPTINTTQKPKKKKRNYKPKRHAKLNSTGGTDESKTDRDFSSKSSKVEEFNKKTQKYKERQDNYKILQNEMKLCQYKLPTFKLFKKSQYVYLYSLDIKESHSTYRALLSIPKNYPSNNLKLNKVIRLNGSSSNKSNVVELDTIIVRNFNYKAKFFWKNKHSLFVQLNYLINSWSELSNTQFTTLDKLKHQLLTELVDDM, from the coding sequence ATGGATACTACTCCTACTATTAATACAACtcaaaaaccaaaaaagaaaaaaagaaactatAAGCCAAAACGCCACGCTAAACTTAACAGTACTGGAGGAACTGATGAGTCTAAAACAGACAGAGATTTTTCATCTAAAAGCTCCAAAGTAGAGgaatttaacaaaaaaacccaaaaatacaaagaaaGACAAgacaattataaaattttacaaaatgaGATGAAACTGTGTCAATATAAATTGCCTACTTTCAAACTGTTCAAAAAATCACAgtatgtttatttatattctttGGATATAAAAGAATCGCACTCAACTTACAGAGCACTTTTGTCAATTCCCAAAAACTATCCATCcaataatttgaaattaaataaagttaTAAGACTAAATGGAAGCTCCTCTAACAAAAGTAATGTTGTAGAACTggatactattattgttcgTAATTTTAACTACAAagctaaatttttttggaagaacaaacattctttatttgtacaattaaattatttgataaaCAGTTGGTCTGAACTGTCTAATACTCAGTTCACCACATTAGACAAATTAAAACACCAATTATTAACCGAATTGGTCGATGATATGTAA
- a CDS encoding uncharacterized protein (similar to Saccharomyces cerevisiae YOR381W | FRE3 | Ferric REductase), which produces MGYACENAVESEATFCLATDLTCTCTNAAYLGTMLACGFENAKSTKEVEAYTKWFESQCPDLSADSLNEIYQNATKYMVNDTSLIPGFNISIPINVPLRITEDVYYINYETSAIFDYNLNDGFYMGSGLTGYWAVIFLFSTIYRLLAYLGLTNILKKNIVIRFLRAKLFLPASFKKRHATSWVYGFVPTRWESFVIFGWFVLCVLFCSTRYHYFDPNTYFATKRIQMSRYVGDRAGYLSCYMIILTFLFGGRNNFLLWLTGWKFSTFVTYHKWVARMTVLVIVVHSIAYLDCIVASDYYSYYIIDGWYIWGCVGTVVGSVMFMQAFSFLRHLSYEVFLYFHIVLAVFFLIGAWLHIKPMGLISFIYATAAIWCFDRLIRLVRMWILFGGYKKTKLSLISDETLVFEVPYNPTIFRANPGSFAYVYFASYKIFWQSHPFTMVPYPERKTLKFYVKVKAGLTKILYKDLIQTPHREKEIRVCVEGPYGSYHNLTKYDHVLMYSGGNGIPGPFAYSKKLCKDNDFKGFIKLYWVIRNWSSLHWFLEELKSLAPYEDKLQLIVYISKFEDYNFGDMKEVSSDNSSSNNEDKEFNKEVVMEKESTSSENDAVKTITEQLPYCEFRKGRPDIEQVVADDLNETGSGSVAVVTCGHSNMCDDIRYKVSEEIYNRSNPIELIEELQGW; this is translated from the coding sequence ATGGGGTACGCCTGTGAAAATGCTGTTGAGTCAGAGGCTACATTTTGTTTAGCAACCGATCTTACTTGTACATGTACCAATGCTGCTTATTTAGGTACAATGCTTGCTTGTGGGTTTGAAAATGCCAAAAGTACCAAAGAAGTTGAAGCGTATACTAAATGGTTTGAGTCGCAATGCCCTGATCTTTCGGCCGACAGTCTGAATGAAATATATCAAAATGCTACTAAATATATGGTCAATGATACGTCTTTAATTCCAGGTTTCAATATATCTATTCCTATTAACGTTCCGCTTAGAATAACTGAAGATGTTTATTACATTAATTATGAAACCTCAGcaatttttgattataatttaaacGATGGGTTTTATATGGGTAGTGGGTTAACTGGTTATTGGGCTGTTATTTTCTTGTTCAGTACAATCTATAGGCTTTTGGCATACCTTGGTTTAACCAAcatattaaagaaaaacattGTTATACGGTTCTTAAGAGCAAAATTATTCTTACCAgcaagttttaaaaaaagacacGCTACTTCATGGGTTTATGGTTTTGTGCCAACTAGATGGGAATCGTTTGTTATCTTTGGTTGGTTTGTTTTGTGTGTACTATTTTGTAGCACCAggtatcattattttgatCCAAACACCTATTTTGCTACTAAAAGAATCCAAATGAGTAGATATGTTGGTGATAGAGCTGGTTATTTATCGTGCtatatgattattttaacctttttatttggtgGCAGAAATAATTTTCTACTATGGTTGACTGGCTGGAAATTTTCTACATTTGTCACTTATCACAAATGGGTTGCTAGAATGACAGTGCTTGTTATTGTGGTGCATTCTATTGCTTATTTGGATTGTATTGTGGCCAGTGATTACTACtcatattatattatagaTGGATGGTATATCTGGGGATGTGTTGGCACTGTTGTTGGTAGTGTTATGTTCATGCAggccttttcctttttaagACATTTGAGTTATGAAGtctttttgtattttcatATAGTATTGGCtgtatttttcttaatagGTGCTTGGCTTCATATCAAGCCCATGGGGTTGATTTCTTTTATCTACGCTACAGCGGCTATTTGGTGTTTTGACAGGCTAATTAGATTGGTTAGAATGTGGATTTTGTTTGGAGGttataaaaaaaccaaGTTATCTTTAATCTCCGATGAAACTTTAGTTTTTGAAGTACCATATAATCCAACTATTTTCAGAGCTAATCCTGGTAGCTTTGCGTATGTCTACTTTGCTAgttacaaaatattttggcaGTCACATCCTTTCACCATGGTGCCATACCCAGAAAggaaaactttaaaattttatgttAAAGTTAAGGCCGGATTgactaaaatattatacaaaGACTTAATACAAACACCTCAcagggaaaaagaaataagaGTATGTGTTGAGGGCCCATATGGATCCTATCATAATTTAACCAAGTATGATCATGTTTTGATGTATAGTGGGGGTAATGGTATACCAGGTCCATTTGCTTATTCTAAAAAATTGTGTAAAGACAATGATTTCAAGGGATTTATTAAGTTATATTGGGTTATTAGAAACTGGAGTTCATTGCATTGGTTTCTTGAGGAATTAAAGTCTTTAGCACCTTATGAGGACAAGTTGCAATTGATTGTGTATATTTCCAAGTTTGAAGATTATAACTTTGGGGATATGAAGGAGGTGTCTTCGGATAACTCATCGAGTAACAATGAGGATAAAgaatttaataaagaagTGGTAATGGAAAAAGAGTCCACTAGCAGTGAAAATGATGCTGTGAAAACAATTACCGAACAATTACCATATTGTGAATTTAGAAAGGGTAGACCTGATATTGAACAAGTGGTTGCTGATGACTTGAACGAAACAGGATCTGGTAGTGTTGCTGTGGTTACCTGTGGCCATAGCAACATGTGTGATGATATAAGATATAAAGTAAGTGAAGAAATTTATAATAGATCTAACCCAATTGAATTGATTGAAGAGTTACAAGGTTGGTGA
- a CDS encoding conserved putative copper oxidase, translating to MQITASLATLFLALAPAVNAHFRIPFPGERNSTNWGTQTTAPCGGDNTTVLPRYEWNPNGSPIDLFMHHNKSVGAIYLCPKDDCSKVEDFDIVVREPFDMFTPGNFCIPALQIPSEYNKEGFNGTLQVVYASTGSTYGDYMYMYNCVDFTISSDGPIYNGSQCSNTSQTIVANDTVLDAEFSSEEATLTSAAPLMSSQSYSLLNSFFTYTKNMTTTATTANSSATGMAGMDMSGMDMSGMDMSGMDMSGMDMSTTTAVNSTSTMSGMDMSGMSMSGMDMSGMDMSGMDMGSTSSAAASSTASSVAASSTTDASSTTASSNSTSTVKSKNEANSSGLSAALTLFVSGLLTFLF from the coding sequence atgcaAATCACTGCTAGCCTAGCCACCTTATTTTTAGCTTTAGCTCCTGCTGTTAACGCACACTTTAGAATTCCATTCCCAGGTGAAAGAAATTCTACCAATTGGGGTACTCAAACCACTGCTCCATGTGGTGGTGACAATACCACCGTTTTGCCACGTTATGAATGGAATCCAAATGGTTCTCCTATAGATTTATTCATGCATCATAATAAATCTGTTGGTGCTATTTACCTATGTCCTAAGGATGACTGTAGTAAAGTTGAGGATTTCGATATTGTTGTACGTGAGCCATTCGATATGTTTACACCCGGTAACTTCTGTATTCCTGCTTTACAAATTCCATCcgaatataataaagaaggTTTCAACGGTACTTTACAAGTTGTTTACGCCTCTACCGGTTCTACATACGGTGATTACATGTATATGTACAATTGTGTTGATTTTACCATTTCTTCAGATGGACCAATTTACAATGGTTCTCAATGTTCTAACACCTCTCAAACTATTGTCGCCAACGACACCGTTTTAGATGCCGAATTTAGTTCGGAAGAAGCCACTTTAACCTCAGCTGCTCCACTAATGAGTAGTCAATCCTATAGTTTGTTAAACTCTTTCTTCACTTACACCAAAAATATGActactactgctactactGCCAACTCTTCTGCTACAGGTATGGCCGGTATGGACATGAGTGGTATGGACATGAGCGGCATGGATATGAGCGGTATGGACATGAGTGGTATGGACATGTCAACAACTACTGCTGTTAACTCAACTTCCACAATGTCTGGCATGGACATGAGTGGTATGTCTATGAGCGGTATGGATATGAGTGGCATGGACATGAGTGGTATGGATATGGGAAGTACTTCATCTGCAGCTGCTTCTTCTACAGCCTCTTCGGTAGCTGCTTCTTCTACTACAGATGCTTCTTCCACAACTGCTTCTTCAAATTCCACTTCTACTGTTAAATCTAAAAACGAGGCCAACTCTAGTGGTTTGAGCGCTGCTTTGACTTTGTTTGTAAGTGGACTATTGACTTTCttgttttga
- a CDS encoding uncharacterized protein (similar to Saccharomyces cerevisiae YOL098C | SDD3 | Suppressor of Degenerative Death) encodes MTFTKLLSFNFDYAPDYTLNKYVSSRTRLQLIYLQSKTFTSINGYFVVYDGIMNDSNCSSALQHLIFYGSKKYPYKGFLKTAGNRCMCDINTWDSADHVIYSLSSTGWEGFKKILPVYVDHLFNPTLTDEAFYTAIHHIDPDSLEDKGSFYELLQHLESQGWFCMNSAKRDLIFDDNSKYELKTNSLTKNLRNLTNDTVRKFHKEMYSSDNICLLITGNVPEQELLDIVTNFDNKLPEIKIKKRQPFVDTAAAATLIPRFNGTTAKEATVELPELDESLGVISFSWITEKYENAMQILAIDILMEYLTEGSLSVFYRELIEIEGPLSNEVEYWTDDFYRTIVNLDFRGVPTEKLQLAKTRILQILSEHKVNLKQIKNVLEKQKCDYLLKFEKYTDHTLLEYCVPDFLYVSDITGETLKQCIGSLNTFSTLSKWDQQQWQKLLEHWFVENKPIILLGKPSEKNTNNEDKEKLLEKRKESIGPSEIVNLKKKLEQANKANDKPIPADLLKTFYVDEPYETVRFVSTRGISVLDSNTNNDLSDKLTNDILKAKPKNFPFFMHLEQFPSQFIEVNLLLNIRNIQNRELFPYTYMFSELFNMPMKLEDGKVLSSDHVLSMLKNETIDFSVIPSLEVSISSGIQVFADFLNVNVVAKVSEYDSAIKWIKHALFDMVFDESRLKILLDNLLSKVETCKLHGFETLEFIINKYLFEEKKTLMKDSNMLYSSSFLKDVLKNIENGCFETKILPCLNQFRHDLTENMTNSHILILGDIEKIGSSGIFEPWTKYFAPVIANSKQLKEIPPVPTLKEALSAFGSNLGYKSFIITTQEPDLSYMKVLTNFDLDYEHPDYAAVTLAANYLLCGGGPLEKDISDPGLAQCVYIFRNMDEGNIGYSIYGSNDVIKCYEVGRKIIKDYSTGASTFDPLLVKGAVSLSVDELASDDSYISAALRNYLNTVWYKNSPDCNQKILTNLKNVTINDLVRVTNKYLLPMFMVERGSVFVSCPVSKLEDIQKYLEIQGYEVLVEELGEDAEK; translated from the coding sequence ATGACGTTTACTAAATTATTGTCTTTTAACTTTGATTACGCACCTGATTACACTTTAAACAAGTATGTCTCTTCACGAACAAGATTGCAGCTGATATATCTTCAATCAAAGACTTTCACCTCAATAAATGGATATTTTGTTGTATATGATGGGATAATGAATGATTCTAATTGTTCTAGTGCCTTAcaacatttaattttttatggaTCTAAAAAATATCCCTATAAAGGTTTTCTAAAAACAGCTGGGAATAGGTGTATGTGTGATATTAATACATGGGACTCTGCTGATCACGTCATTTATTCTTTAAGCAGTACTGGTTGGGAaggatttaaaaaaatattaccgGTTTATGTAGATCATCTATTCAATCCAACTTTAACCGACGAAGCTTTTTACACAGCGATCCACCACATAGATCCCGACAGCTTGGAGGACAAAGGTTCATTTTATGAACTTTTACAACACTTGGAATCTCAGGGTTGGTTTTGTATGAATTCGGCAAAACGTGATCTAATTTTTGATGATAATAGTAAGtatgaattaaaaacaaacagtTTAACTAAGAATTTACGTAATTTAACAAATGATACTGTTAGGAAATTTCACAAAGAGATGTATTCTTCCGATAATATATGTTTACTTATTACTGGTAATGTTCCAGAACAAGAACTACTAGATATTGTTACAAACTTTGACAATAAATTGCctgaaattaaaatcaaaaaaagacagCCCTTTGTTGACACTGCGGCTGCTGCAACCTTAATCCCAAGATTCAATGGCACTACCGCTAAGGAAGCTACTGTAGAACTTCCAGAATTAGATGAATCTCTAGGTGTGATCTCCTTTTCCTGGATCActgaaaaatatgaaaatgcCATGCAAATTTTGGCTATTGATATTTTGATGGAATATTTAACTGAAGGATCATTATCTGTTTTCTACAGAGAACTTATTGAAATTGAAGGTCCATTATCTAATGAGGTTGAGTATTGGACTGATGACTTTTATCGCACCATCGTCAATTTAGATTTCCGTGGGGTTCCAACTGAAAAGTTACAATTAGCTAAAACTCGTATTCTACAAATTTTGTCTGAGCATAAAGTTAATCTCAAGCAGATAAAGAATGTTTTAGAAAAACAGAAATgtgattatttattgaaatttgaaaaatatacagATCACACTTTGTTAGAATATTGTGTTCCAGATTTTCTTTACGTTTCTGACATTACTGGCGAAACATTAAAACAATGCATTGGAAGTTTAAACACCTTTTCCACGTTATCAAAATGGGATCAACAACAATGGCAGAAATTACTTGAACATTGGTTTGTGGAAAACAAACCAATCATTTTGTTAGGTAAACcaagtgaaaaaaatactaataatgaggacaaggaaaaattattagaaaaaagaaaagaatcAATAGGTCCCTCGGAAATTGTcaatctaaaaaaaaaactagaaCAAGCCAATAAAGCCAATGATAAGCCAATTCCAGcggatttattaaaaactttttatgTTGATGAACCGTATGAAACTGTAAGATTTGTATCTACCAGGGGTATATCGGTATTGGAttcaaatacaaataatgaTCTAAGTGATAAGTTAACCAACGACATTTTAAAAgcaaaaccaaaaaatttCCCATTTTTTATGCATTTGGAACAGTTTCCATCTCAATTCATTGAAGTCAATTTGTTGTTAAACATTCgaaatattcaaaatagAGAATTATTCCCTTACACTTATATGTTTTCTGAACTCTTCAATATGCCAATGAAATTGGAGGATGGTAAAGTTTTATCCTCTGATCACGTTCTTTCtatgttaaaaaatgagACTATTGATTTCTCTGTTATTCCCAGTTTAGAAGTTTCTATTTCAAGTGGTATACAAGTTTTCgctgattttttaaatgttaaTGTTGTTGCTAAAGTTAGTGAATATGACAGTGCTATTAAATGGATTAAACATGCCTTATTCGATATGGTATTTGATGAATCAcgtttaaaaattttactgGACAATTTATTGTCAAAGGTAGAAACATGTAAATTACACGGGTTTGAAACTTTAGagtttattatcaataaatatttatttgaggaaaaaaaaacattgatGAAAGACAGCAATATGTTATACTCAAGCAGTTTTCTGAAAGAtgtgttaaaaaatattgaaaatggGTGTTTTGAAACTAAGATATTGCCTTGTTTAAATCAATTCAGACACGATTTGACAGAAAATATGACCAATTCACATATCTTAATACTTGGTgatatagaaaaaattgggTCTTCTGGGATTTTTGAGCCATGgacaaaatattttgcacCTGTTATCGCTAATAGTAAACAACTCAAGGAAATTCCACCAGTACCCACTTTAAAAGAGGCGTTATCAGCATTTGGCTCTAACTTAGGCTACAAATCGTTTATTATCACCACACAGGAACCTGACTTATCATATATGAAGGTCCTAACCAATTTTGATCTCGATTATGAACATCCAGATTATGCAGCCGTTACTTTGGCAGCTAACTATCTCCTTTGCGGGGGAGGCCCACTGGAGAAAGATATTTCTGATCCAGGATTAGCTCAATGTGTCTATATTTTCCGTAATATGGACGAGGGAAACATTGGATATTCAATATATGGGAGTAATGATGTAATTAAATGTTATGAAGTTGGTCGTAAGATCATAAAAGATTATTCAACTGGTGCCAGTACTTTTGATCCGCTTTTAGTTAAAGGGGCTGTAAGTCTATCTGTGGATGAGTTAGCATCTGATGATTCGTATATTTCTGCTGCGTTACGCAACTATCTTAATACCGTTTGGTATAAAAACAGTCCAGATTGCAATCAAAAGATCTTGaccaatttgaaaaatgtcACGATTAATGATTTGGTACGTGTTACAAACAAATATCTGTTGCCAATGTTTATGGTAGAAAGGGGTTCTGTTTTTGTTAGTTGCCCTGTGAGCAAGCTTGAAGATATTCAAAAGTATTTGGAGATACAAGGCTACGAAGTACTCGTTGAAGAGCTAGGAGAAGATGCAGAAAAATAA
- the SUC2 gene encoding beta-fructofuranosidase SUC2 (similar to Saccharomyces cerevisiae YIL162W | SUC2 | SUCrose), which yields MKVNGFLLTSLLGCSIATASSNRPLIHLTPEKGWMNDPNGLFYDRADDVWHAYYQFNPNSTVWAEPISWGHSISKDLSTWEEKGIAIASNDTNSGIYTGSVVIDRNNTSGFFNSSIANEKRIVAIYTYNTPTSETQEVAYSLDGGLTFKKYSGNPVININSTQFRDPKVFWYQPSQTWVMAVAQSQKYSVHFYNSKDLKKWTLVSEFKQHGILGYQYETPNLVQVPIVDSTNSTKTSKWVLFVSVNPGALIGGSFVQYFVGDFDGKQFTPVSNATQILDYGKDYYAFQIVDNTPSDEVIGMAWASNWQYCANVPTSPWRSSFSLARNFTLQYANTNPESEVLQLISTPIYNGLAKNGTSYHLQNQSLETNSSLTFDLSGASNFTTGLFDFELTFSSNSSAFGNADFAALDIYLKGVNTTEYLRLGFEGNAKAVYLDRSHTNVNFVERNPLFSGQVSVDIVPAETLSDTVSVYKIQGIVDRNILELYINDGQFVSTNTFFFSDGNYINTIDISTEVNKTFKLIDFQAAQYST from the coding sequence ATGAAAGTAAATGGTTTCTTATTGACATCCCTACTTGGATGTTCTATTGCAACTGCCTCAAGCAATCGGCCGTTAATTCACTTAACACCTGAAAAAGGTTGGATGAATGATCCTAATGGGTTGTTTTATGATCGCGCGGACGATGTCTGGCATGCATATTACCAATTTAATCCGAACTCTACTGTTTGGGCTGAGCCCATTAGTTGGGGTCACTCTATTTCCAAAGATCTAAGTACTTGGGAGGAGAAGGGCATTGCTATTGCTTCGAATGACACCAACTCTGGGATTTATACAGGCTCTGTTGTAATCGATAGGAACAATACTTCAGGATTCTTCAACTCTTCTATTGCAAACGAAAAAAGGATTGTTGCCATTTACACCTACAACACTCCAACCAGTGAAACTCAAGAAGTTGCCTATTCTTTGGATGGCGGGTTGACCTTTAAAAAGTACTCTGGCAATCCTGTTATTAACATCAATTCAACCCAATTTAGAGATCCAAAAGTGTTTTGGTATCAGCCTAGTCAAACTTGGGTCATGGCTGTTGCCCAATCTCAAAAATATTCTGTTCATTTTTACAACTCAAAGGACCTAAAGAAATGGACCCTAGTTAGCGAATTTAAACAACACGGTATACTAGGTTATCAGTATGAAACACCAAACTTGGTGCAGGTTCCTATCGTTGACAGCACCAATTCAACGAAAACATCAAAGTGGGTTTTGTTTGTTTCCGTTAACCCTGGTGCATTAATTGGTGGTTCTTTTGTTCAATACTTTGTTGGTGATTTTGATGGCAAACAGTTTACTCCTGTTTCCAATGCTACGCAGATTTTAGATTATGGTAAAGATTATTATGCTTTCCAAATCGTTGATAATACCCCTTCGGATGAAGTCATCGGTATGGCTTGGGCCTCTAATTGGCAATACTGTGCCAATGTGCCTACAAGCCCTTGGAGGAGCTCATTTTCTTTGGCCAGAAATTTTACCTTGCAATATGCCAACACCAATCCAGAGTCAGAGGTTTTGCAACTAATATCTACCCCAATATACAATGGTTTGGCCAAGAATGGTACCTCTTATCATTTGCAAAATCAATCTTTGGAAACAAACAGTAGTCTAACCTTTGACCTTTCTGGTGCCTCGAATTTTACCACTGGtctttttgattttgaattaactttttctagCAATTCAAGTGCTTTTGGGAACGCTGATTTTGCCGCCTtggatatttatttaaagggTGTCAACACCACTGAATATTTGAGATTGGGATTTGAGGGTAACGCAAAAGCTGTTTATTTAGATAGATCTCACACTAACGTGAACTTTGTTGAGAGGAATCCTCTTTTCTCAGGCCAGGTCTCTGTGGATATTGTTCCTGCTGAAACTTTGTCTGATACGGTTAGTGTTTACAAAATCCAAGGTATTGTTGACAGAAATATTCTAGAACTTTACATTAACGATGGACAATTTGTTTCTACAAAcacatttttctttagtgATGGTAATTACATAAATACTATCGATATCAGTACAGAGGttaataaaactttcaaGCTTATCGATTTTCAAGCTGCCCAATACTCCACCTGA
- a CDS encoding uncharacterized protein (similar to Saccharomyces cerevisiae YKL070W | putative protein of unknown function) yields the protein MYIPKSMEITDEQTQINFIKSYPFGVLFSYEAPSMFNRKLDDQEMCATHLPFLFMEDKDGQHKLIAHIAAKNYHGEMLKKNKKCMVVFQGPNSYVSPAWYPEKKVTHKFVPTWDYTAVHVYGEAKIITDREKLLEIVAMISDQQESKRPEGDKYEPKWSISDAPEEYIKALLKNIVGLEIDISKIQAKFKLHQINSPMNVNGLIKGYEEELSNDLGKTMASLTKEYYPKPL from the coding sequence ATGTACATCCCAAAATCTATGGAAATTACTGATGAACAGACACAAATAAACTTTATAAAATCTTACCCATTTGGTGTCCTTTTCAGTTATGAAGCCCCTTCTATGTTTAATAGAAAGTTAGACGATCAAGAGATGTGCGCAACTcatttaccatttttatttatggAAGACAAGGATGGGCAACATAAGCTTATTGCGCATATTGCCGCTAAGAATTATCATGGTGAAatgttaaagaaaaataagaaatgCATGGTAGTCTTCCAAGGTCCAAACTCATATGTTTCCCCTGCTTGGTATCCAGAGAAAAAGGTTACTCACAAATTTGTTCCTACTTGGGATTACACAGCTGTTCATGTATATGGAGaagcaaaaataattacCGATCGTGAAAAATTGTTAGAAATTGTTGCTATGATTAGTGATCAACAAGAATCTAAAAGGCCAGAAGGAGATAAATATGAACCAAAATGGAGTATATCTGATGCTCCTGAGGAATATATAAAGGCgcttttgaaaaatattgttggtTTAGAGATCGACATTAGTAAGATTCAAGCAAAGTTTAAATTGCACCAGATCAACTCACCTATGAATGTGAATGGTTTGATTAAAGGCTATGAGGAGGAACTCAGTAACGATTTAGGGAAGACAATGGCAAGCTTAACAAAAGAATATTACCCTAAACCATTATAG
- a CDS encoding uncharacterized protein (similar to Saccharomyces cerevisiae YCL049C | protein of unknown function), with the protein MTAAPFNLFRLTVLLYLFNLVFVEAGIIPNRLAAFFETKDIDVVTEKLVDPVPFADNFIDIKFTGSSFENCRKSATPVGSIDDALDVAFANKQQGKHNTDDMYYITTTKTIVTDIALDGIDELKMKCGSKNVPTEISFTQWQVVGQGPWKQQWYPASGCQYTDSSSSTLTYTQSWSQETVSFFQDGFDFDIGREFALHSGVWVSESACQRGYLDVPIPPNSVSQIWTQKDMFWQDLQKQTCVKRYSVGTELQCGSWSPYLHGDFVVDRPFETIQRLGFGPNGVQC; encoded by the coding sequence ATGACAGCCGCaccttttaatttattcagACTAactgttttattatatttgttcAACTTAGTATTTGTTGAAGCTGGCATTATACCTAATAGATTAGCTGCGTTTTTTGAAACTAAAGATATAGATGTTGTTACTGAAAAGTTGGTAGATCCAGTTCCTTTTGCTGACAATTTTATTGACATCAAATTCACGGGTTCtagttttgaaaattgtAGAAAATCAGCTACCCCAGTTGGCTCCATTGATGATGCTTTAGATGTCGCTTTTGCTAATAAACAACAAGGAAAACATAACACCGACGATATGTATTACATTACAACAACCAAAACAATAGTCACCGATATTGCTTTAGATGGTATTGATGAACTTAAAATGAAGTGTGGTTCCAAAAATGTTCCAACAGAGATTTCATTCACTCAGTGGCAAGTTGTGGGCCAGGGTCCTTGGAAACAGCAGTGGTATCCAGCCAGTGGTTGTCAGTATACAGATTCTTCATCCTCAACACTAACTTATACACAAAGCTGGTCTCAAGAAactgtttctttttttcaagatggttttgattttgataTAGGTAGAGAGTTTGCACTTCATTCTGGGGTTTGGGTTAGCGAATCTGCATGTCAAAGAGGCTATTTGGACGTACCTATTCCACCAAATTCTGTTAGCCAAATCTGGACTCAAAAAGACATGTTCTGGCAAGATCTACAAAAACAAACCTGTGTCAAAAGATACTCTGTCGGAACTGAATTACAATGTGGAAGTTGGAGTCCATATTTACATGGTGATTTTGTTGTAGATAGACCATTTGAAACGATACAGCGCTTGGGGTTTGGTCCAAATGGTGTTCAATGTTAA